The Streptomyces sp. RKAG293 genome includes a region encoding these proteins:
- a CDS encoding HhH-GPD-type base excision DNA repair protein, producing MEITMRLAQQPEADELLGRSPLAALVGMLLDQQVPMEWAFAGPYTIAQRLGADDLDAHAIAAYDPDAFAALLSEKPAVHRYPGSMAKRVQQLCAYLVEHYDGDAASVWTDADTGAELLGRLKALPGFGEQKAQIFLALLGKRLGVRPKGWREAAGKYGPAGVYRSAADITGPESLAKVRAHKQELKAAAKAAK from the coding sequence ATGGAGATCACGATGCGGCTGGCCCAGCAGCCGGAGGCCGACGAGCTGCTCGGCCGCAGTCCGCTGGCGGCGCTGGTGGGCATGCTGCTGGACCAGCAGGTGCCGATGGAGTGGGCCTTCGCGGGGCCGTACACCATCGCTCAGCGGCTGGGTGCCGATGATCTGGACGCGCACGCCATCGCCGCGTACGACCCGGACGCCTTCGCGGCGCTGCTGTCGGAGAAACCGGCCGTGCACCGCTATCCGGGATCCATGGCGAAGCGGGTCCAGCAGCTGTGCGCGTACCTGGTCGAGCACTACGACGGGGATGCCGCGTCCGTGTGGACGGACGCGGATACCGGCGCGGAGCTGTTGGGGCGGCTGAAGGCGCTGCCCGGCTTCGGAGAGCAGAAGGCGCAGATCTTCCTGGCACTGCTGGGCAAGCGGCTGGGCGTACGGCCGAAGGGGTGGCGGGAGGCCGCGGGCAAGTACGGGCCCGCCGGGGTCTACCGGTCGGCCGCCGACATCACCGGGCCGGAGTCGCTCGCGAAGGTGCGGGCACACAAGCAGGAATTGAAGGCGGCGGCGAAGGCCGCCAAGTGA
- a CDS encoding transglycosylase SLT domain-containing protein, which translates to MPARTQLSALRTFRPSKRLKVSAVALTAAGATTALALAGTATQSTSALPAIDVAKVTAGSQAGTKVEGLTQRVADKAYPAYVGKPTAAAAKNTSRDLTKAPAKAKPAAAAEHKAKPAANRSTVRKPVAVSAPKYADNLDGWIRESLAIMKAKGIPGSYSGLHRNIIRESSGNPNAVNDWDINAINGIPSKGLLQVIQPTFDTYHVAGTANHLTDPVANITAAANYAAHRYGSIDNVNSAY; encoded by the coding sequence ATGCCCGCACGCACTCAGCTCTCCGCCCTGCGCACCTTCCGCCCCTCCAAGCGCCTCAAGGTCTCCGCGGTCGCTCTGACCGCCGCCGGCGCCACCACGGCACTCGCCCTGGCCGGCACCGCCACCCAGAGCACCTCCGCGCTCCCCGCCATCGACGTCGCGAAGGTCACCGCCGGCAGCCAGGCCGGCACCAAGGTCGAGGGACTCACCCAGCGAGTGGCCGACAAGGCCTACCCGGCCTACGTCGGCAAGCCCACCGCCGCGGCCGCGAAGAACACCTCCCGCGACCTCACCAAGGCACCCGCGAAGGCCAAGCCGGCCGCCGCCGCCGAGCACAAGGCCAAGCCGGCCGCGAACCGGTCGACCGTGCGCAAGCCGGTTGCCGTGTCGGCTCCGAAGTACGCGGACAACCTGGACGGTTGGATCCGCGAGTCGCTGGCCATCATGAAGGCCAAGGGCATCCCCGGTAGCTACTCCGGCCTCCACCGCAACATCATCCGCGAGTCCAGCGGCAACCCGAACGCCGTCAACGACTGGGACATCAACGCCATCAACGGCATCCCGTCCAAGGGCCTGCTCCAGGTGATCCAGCCGACGTTCGACACCTACCACGTCGCCGGCACCGCCAATCACCTCACCGACCCGGTCGCCAACATCACGGCCGCCGCCAACTACGCGGCCCACCGCTACGGTTCGATCGACAACGTCAACTCCGCGTACTGA
- a CDS encoding SDR family NAD(P)-dependent oxidoreductase — protein sequence MTTTLITGANKGLGFEAARRLIAAGHTVYLGSRDAERGRRAAERLGARVVQLDVTDDASVQAAVKAVEADGGLDVLINNAGIQEEMRDGTVVIGALDLTADVLRKTFETNVFGTVRVIHAFLPLLQRSAAPVMVNVSSGLASLSLVTTPGLPTYAYPGVAYPASKTAVNMITVQYAKAFPNMRINAVEPGFTKTDLNAHSGIQSVEQGAEIIVRMAQVSPDGPTGGYFDAEGALPW from the coding sequence ATGACAACGACACTGATCACCGGAGCCAACAAGGGTCTCGGCTTCGAGGCCGCCCGCCGGCTCATCGCCGCGGGACACACCGTCTACCTCGGAAGCCGGGACGCCGAACGCGGCCGCCGGGCCGCCGAGCGGCTCGGCGCGCGCGTGGTGCAGCTCGACGTCACCGACGACGCGTCCGTACAGGCCGCGGTGAAGGCCGTCGAGGCCGACGGAGGACTGGACGTACTGATCAATAACGCCGGTATCCAGGAAGAGATGCGGGACGGCACCGTCGTGATCGGTGCATTGGACCTGACCGCGGACGTGCTGCGGAAGACGTTCGAAACGAACGTCTTCGGCACGGTGCGTGTCATCCACGCATTTCTCCCGCTGCTGCAGCGTTCCGCCGCCCCGGTCATGGTCAACGTCAGCAGCGGCCTGGCCTCGCTTTCTCTGGTCACCACCCCGGGCCTCCCGACGTACGCCTACCCGGGCGTGGCCTATCCGGCGTCGAAAACCGCGGTCAACATGATCACGGTGCAGTACGCGAAGGCGTTCCCGAACATGCGGATCAATGCGGTGGAGCCCGGCTTCACCAAGACCGACCTGAATGCGCACAGCGGCATTCAGAGCGTCGAGCAGGGCGCCGAGATCATCGTGCGTATGGCGCAGGTGAGCCCTGACGGCCCGACCGGGGGGTATTTCGACGCCGAGGGCGCACTTCCCTGGTGA
- a CDS encoding helix-turn-helix transcriptional regulator — MATTEFGHTLRRWRDRVSPEAAGLAVGGHRRAAGLRREELALLAGISVDYVTRLEQGRATNPSEQVVEALGRALRLSVAEREHLFHAAGLVPPGRGTVPAYITPSVQRMLDRLAGTPVAVSDAAWTLLLANPLYVALMGELHGDERNAVWRTFLGPAGRVRHTPQSQRALEIAQVTALRATASRYPADLRVRRLVAELRAKSDRFAELWDGGAVGRHEAARKTIDHPQVGALTLDCDILSVAGSDLRIMIYTAEPGTTDAERLALLAVLGTQTLTG; from the coding sequence ATGGCGACCACGGAGTTCGGGCACACTTTGCGGCGCTGGCGCGACCGGGTCTCCCCGGAGGCGGCAGGGCTGGCGGTCGGCGGCCACCGGCGCGCGGCAGGGCTGCGCCGCGAGGAGCTCGCCCTGCTGGCCGGGATCTCGGTCGACTACGTCACCCGCCTCGAACAGGGCCGCGCGACCAACCCTTCGGAACAGGTCGTCGAGGCCCTGGGCCGGGCTCTGCGCCTGTCCGTGGCCGAGCGCGAGCATCTGTTCCACGCCGCCGGGCTGGTACCACCGGGGCGGGGTACGGTGCCTGCCTACATCACACCGAGCGTCCAGCGGATGCTGGACCGGCTGGCCGGGACGCCCGTCGCGGTCTCGGACGCGGCGTGGACCCTGCTGCTGGCCAACCCCTTGTACGTGGCCTTGATGGGTGAGCTGCACGGCGACGAGCGCAACGCGGTGTGGCGTACCTTCCTCGGCCCGGCCGGCCGCGTCCGCCACACACCTCAGTCCCAGCGCGCACTCGAGATCGCGCAGGTCACGGCGTTGCGGGCGACCGCGAGCCGGTATCCGGCGGACCTGCGGGTACGGCGGCTGGTCGCGGAGCTGCGCGCGAAGAGCGACCGGTTCGCCGAACTGTGGGACGGCGGAGCCGTCGGCCGGCACGAGGCCGCGCGCAAGACCATCGACCACCCGCAGGTGGGCGCCCTGACGCTCGACTGCGACATCCTCAGCGTCGCGGGAAGCGATCTGCGCATCATGATCTACACCGCCGAGCCCGGCACCACGGATGCCGAACGCCTTGCCCTCCTCGCCGTGCTCGGCACCCAGACACTCACCGGATAG
- a CDS encoding alpha/beta fold hydrolase, producing the protein MSTNHTVAVYPDLSITLTEAGSGRPCLILHGGGGPATVAGLADHLAPTMHTITPTHPGWNGAPRPAWLTGIDDLALAYLHCLQDLKLRDVLVIGSSLGGWTAAEMAVRDTAGLITGLVLIDAAGVHVEAEPIVDFFALDAAGVAEYAWHDSARFYVDPADVPAERLALQQANQATMRQLAGDPYMHDPKLLRRLRRVDVPALLLWGESDRIVTPAYGAAYAEAFGDGRLQIIPEAGHLPQIEQPAATFALIDAYRR; encoded by the coding sequence ATGTCAACGAACCACACGGTTGCCGTGTACCCCGACCTGTCCATCACCCTCACCGAGGCCGGTTCCGGCCGCCCCTGTCTGATCCTGCACGGCGGCGGGGGACCGGCTACCGTCGCCGGACTCGCGGACCACCTCGCACCGACCATGCACACCATCACCCCCACCCACCCCGGTTGGAACGGCGCTCCTCGCCCCGCGTGGCTGACCGGTATCGACGATCTCGCCCTCGCCTACCTGCACTGCCTCCAGGACCTCAAGCTCCGCGACGTGCTCGTCATCGGCTCCTCGCTCGGCGGGTGGACCGCCGCCGAAATGGCCGTGCGGGACACCGCGGGACTCATCACCGGACTGGTCCTCATCGACGCCGCCGGAGTGCATGTCGAAGCCGAGCCGATAGTCGACTTCTTCGCGCTCGACGCCGCCGGCGTAGCCGAGTACGCCTGGCACGACTCGGCCCGCTTCTACGTCGACCCGGCCGACGTCCCCGCCGAGCGGCTCGCCCTTCAGCAGGCCAACCAGGCCACCATGCGCCAACTCGCCGGCGACCCCTACATGCACGACCCCAAACTGCTCCGCCGCCTGCGGCGCGTCGACGTTCCCGCGCTGCTGCTCTGGGGAGAGAGCGACCGCATCGTCACCCCCGCCTACGGCGCGGCGTACGCCGAAGCCTTCGGTGACGGCCGGCTCCAGATCATCCCCGAGGCGGGTCACCTGCCGCAGATCGAGCAGCCGGCAGCCACCTTCGCCCTGATCGACGCCTACCGTCGCTGA
- a CDS encoding MarR family winged helix-turn-helix transcriptional regulator, translated as MPDELQVLGRAVKQAQYKQHRALEVRLAAAGTTLAQWDALRAISRTPGSAARALAAATFQSEQAFGTLAGRLAALGLIERRPGHGRRIEHHLTPAGEETLTAGHRIADEVLATCYAALSPTDRSTLLDLLGRIDSGPGA; from the coding sequence ATGCCCGATGAACTGCAGGTCCTTGGAAGAGCGGTGAAGCAGGCCCAGTACAAGCAGCACCGGGCGCTCGAGGTCCGGCTCGCCGCTGCCGGTACGACGCTGGCCCAGTGGGACGCCCTCCGCGCGATCAGCCGCACGCCCGGATCAGCGGCCCGCGCACTGGCCGCGGCGACGTTCCAGAGCGAGCAGGCGTTCGGGACGCTCGCCGGCCGGCTGGCGGCCCTCGGCCTGATCGAGCGCAGGCCGGGCCACGGCCGGCGCATCGAGCACCACCTCACCCCCGCAGGCGAAGAGACCCTCACCGCAGGGCATCGGATCGCCGACGAAGTCCTCGCCACCTGCTACGCCGCCCTGTCCCCCACCGACCGCAGCACCCTGCTCGACCTGCTGGGGCGCATCGACAGCGGTCCGGGCGCGTAG
- the lexA gene encoding transcriptional repressor LexA yields the protein MDNRKTAGRPGRPPGAPGNYDGLTTRQADIVATIRDFIDSTGYPPSMREIGQAVGLSSTSSVAHQLMVLERKGALRRDPHTPRAYVLPEDSRTTKTAGRTATARVPLIGRIAAGIPITAQEDIQDVLDLPRLLVGEGELFALEVVGDSMIDAAIVTGDWVTVRRQSSAASGDIVAAMIDGEATVKRFKRDAAGHAWLHPHNDAYSPIAGDDATILGRVVAVMRRM from the coding sequence ATGGACAACCGCAAGACAGCAGGGCGCCCCGGCCGACCGCCGGGCGCCCCGGGCAACTACGACGGGCTCACCACCCGGCAGGCCGACATCGTCGCCACCATCCGCGACTTCATCGACAGCACCGGCTATCCGCCGTCGATGCGGGAGATCGGCCAGGCCGTGGGCCTGTCGAGCACCTCCTCGGTCGCCCATCAACTGATGGTGCTGGAGCGCAAGGGCGCTCTGCGCCGGGATCCCCACACACCACGCGCCTACGTGCTCCCGGAGGACTCGCGCACCACGAAGACGGCCGGCCGCACGGCGACCGCACGCGTGCCGCTCATCGGGAGGATCGCGGCCGGGATCCCGATCACCGCGCAGGAAGACATCCAGGACGTGCTCGATCTGCCGCGGCTCCTGGTGGGTGAAGGGGAGCTGTTCGCCCTGGAGGTCGTCGGCGACTCCATGATCGACGCGGCCATCGTCACCGGAGACTGGGTCACCGTCCGCCGTCAGAGCTCTGCCGCCAGCGGCGACATCGTCGCCGCGATGATCGACGGCGAAGCCACCGTCAAGCGGTTCAAGCGCGACGCGGCCGGGCACGCGTGGCTCCATCCGCACAACGACGCCTACTCCCCCATCGCCGGCGACGACGCGACGATCCTCGGCCGGGTCGTGGCCGTGATGCGCCGCATGTAG
- a CDS encoding SMP-30/gluconolactonase/LRE family protein, whose protein sequence is MSSVARPSIYEILDDRFRTGRCANGDERFEKLYEDCRWAEGPLYLPAWRQLIWSDIPNDRMLRWDEATGAVSLFRSPAGHSNGNTLDRQGRLISCEQGNRRVSRTEPDGTLTVLAERFEGKRLNSPNDATVKSDDSIWFSDPDFGITSDYEGHRADSEIGACNVYRVDPVTGEVRLVADGFGGPNGLVFSLDERQLYVSDTRAGQIRVFDVRGNGTLSDGKVFAETTDGVSRFDNIRFDDEGRLWAAAMDGGVHCYDPDGTLIGRLAVPEAVSNIAFGGPKNNRLFITATTTLYSLVMSVTGAPRTRRV, encoded by the coding sequence ATGTCTTCCGTCGCTCGCCCCTCGATATACGAGATTCTGGACGATCGCTTCCGTACCGGACGCTGTGCGAACGGCGACGAACGGTTCGAGAAGCTGTATGAGGACTGCCGTTGGGCCGAGGGCCCGCTCTATCTGCCCGCCTGGCGGCAGCTGATCTGGAGCGACATCCCCAACGACCGCATGCTGCGCTGGGACGAGGCGACGGGCGCCGTCAGCCTCTTCCGTTCGCCGGCCGGCCACAGCAACGGCAACACGCTCGACCGCCAGGGCCGCCTGATCAGCTGTGAGCAGGGCAACCGCCGCGTCAGCCGGACCGAGCCGGACGGGACACTGACCGTCCTCGCGGAGCGCTTCGAGGGCAAGCGGCTCAACAGCCCGAACGACGCGACCGTGAAGTCCGACGACTCGATCTGGTTCTCCGACCCCGACTTCGGCATCACCAGCGACTACGAGGGCCACCGGGCGGACAGCGAGATCGGTGCGTGCAACGTCTACCGGGTGGACCCGGTGACCGGGGAAGTCCGCCTGGTCGCCGACGGTTTCGGCGGCCCGAACGGTCTGGTCTTCTCGCTCGACGAGCGACAGCTGTACGTCTCCGACACCCGCGCGGGCCAGATCCGCGTGTTCGACGTCCGCGGGAACGGCACCCTCTCGGACGGCAAGGTCTTCGCCGAGACGACCGACGGCGTCAGCCGCTTCGACAACATCCGCTTCGACGACGAAGGCCGGCTGTGGGCCGCGGCCATGGACGGCGGAGTGCACTGCTACGACCCGGACGGGACGCTGATCGGCAGGCTCGCGGTCCCCGAGGCGGTCTCCAACATCGCCTTCGGCGGCCCCAAGAACAACCGGCTGTTCATCACGGCGACCACGACGCTGTACTCGCTGGTGATGTCGGTGACGGGCGCGCCGCGGACACGGCGCGTCTGA
- a CDS encoding Lrp/AsnC family transcriptional regulator, with product MDDIDRELVALLQQDATQAYAALGKAVGLSAGAAHERVRKLRERGIIRRTTVDVDPAALGQGVLAFVMVESSAWMGESGAAFAAIPEIQEAHIIAGSASVLVKVRTSTTVQLQDVLRRLYAIDGVSGTQATVSLETFFERPVSPLVN from the coding sequence GTGGATGACATCGATCGTGAACTCGTCGCGCTGCTCCAGCAGGACGCCACTCAGGCCTATGCCGCCCTTGGCAAGGCCGTCGGCCTGTCGGCCGGCGCCGCGCACGAGCGGGTGCGGAAACTGCGCGAGCGCGGCATCATCCGGCGGACGACGGTGGACGTGGACCCGGCGGCCCTCGGGCAGGGCGTGCTCGCCTTCGTCATGGTCGAGTCGTCGGCCTGGATGGGCGAGTCGGGCGCGGCGTTCGCCGCAATCCCCGAGATCCAGGAGGCGCACATCATCGCGGGCAGCGCCTCGGTGCTGGTGAAGGTGCGCACCTCCACCACGGTGCAACTCCAGGACGTGCTCCGACGGCTCTACGCCATCGACGGCGTCAGCGGCACCCAGGCCACGGTCTCACTGGAGACCTTCTTCGAGCGGCCGGTCTCACCGCTGGTGAACTGA
- a CDS encoding YhgE/Pip domain-containing protein, whose amino-acid sequence MPANQRITGATVRQVVGNPKIWAFPATIIGLVALLLSLVYMGGILNPNGSLHHMPIGLVNADRGAVVAGQPMNLGRQVTDGIAASATSQQQASWRQLDAGAARDGLASGKLYGVLEVPDGFTAAVGALGAPTGQQPVRPTMSVLTNPGAGSLASSLASSISQQTAHAASAQLGASLIERQRPGGGAMTNAERLLLQDPVTVKVSVGHAIGSHSGLGLTAFYYTLLLVLSGFLGASVISNGVDVALGYAASELGPVRTQRPTVPITRTRTFIVTCVMSLGLSALTSSLIMLATVVILGMDASHLPLLWVFSFCATAAVGLGVQALLAAFGGIGQLISMFVFIALALPSSGATIPLQALPSFYRVLSEFEPMRQLADGVRAIMYFGAQADAGLTRAWIMIAVGSIAALAFGFAMTGYYDRKGLHRIVPEHV is encoded by the coding sequence ATGCCAGCGAACCAGCGCATCACCGGCGCGACCGTGCGGCAGGTCGTGGGAAATCCCAAGATCTGGGCCTTCCCGGCGACCATCATCGGGCTGGTCGCCCTGCTGCTCTCCCTGGTCTACATGGGCGGCATCCTCAACCCCAACGGCAGTCTGCACCACATGCCGATCGGCCTGGTCAACGCCGACCGGGGCGCCGTGGTGGCGGGGCAGCCGATGAACCTGGGCCGGCAGGTCACCGACGGCATCGCCGCATCGGCCACGTCACAGCAGCAGGCGTCGTGGCGGCAGCTCGACGCGGGGGCCGCCCGGGACGGGCTCGCCTCCGGGAAGCTCTACGGCGTCCTGGAGGTGCCGGACGGCTTCACCGCGGCCGTCGGCGCGCTGGGGGCGCCGACCGGGCAGCAGCCGGTGCGGCCGACGATGTCGGTGCTGACCAACCCGGGGGCGGGCAGCCTGGCCTCCTCGCTGGCGAGTTCCATCTCCCAGCAGACGGCACACGCGGCATCGGCGCAGCTCGGCGCTTCGCTCATCGAGCGGCAGCGCCCTGGGGGCGGCGCGATGACCAACGCCGAACGGCTTCTCCTGCAGGACCCCGTGACGGTCAAGGTCTCCGTCGGGCATGCCATCGGCTCGCACAGCGGTCTCGGTCTGACCGCGTTCTACTACACCCTGCTCCTGGTCCTGTCCGGGTTCCTCGGGGCGAGCGTGATCAGCAACGGCGTGGACGTCGCCCTCGGCTACGCGGCCAGCGAGCTGGGGCCGGTGCGCACCCAGCGGCCCACCGTGCCGATCACCCGGACCCGGACGTTCATCGTCACGTGTGTGATGTCGCTGGGGCTCTCCGCGCTGACCTCGAGTCTGATCATGCTGGCGACCGTGGTGATCCTGGGTATGGACGCGTCCCATCTGCCGCTGCTGTGGGTCTTCTCGTTCTGCGCGACCGCCGCGGTCGGGCTCGGGGTCCAGGCGCTGCTCGCCGCCTTCGGCGGGATCGGCCAGCTGATCAGCATGTTCGTGTTCATCGCGCTGGCCCTGCCGTCCTCGGGCGCCACCATTCCGCTGCAGGCGCTGCCCAGCTTCTACCGCGTGCTGTCCGAGTTCGAACCCATGCGGCAACTCGCCGACGGTGTACGGGCGATCATGTACTTCGGGGCCCAGGCCGACGCCGGTCTCACGCGTGCGTGGATCATGATCGCGGTCGGCTCGATCGCGGCTCTGGCCTTCGGGTTCGCTATGACCGGCTACTACGACCGCAAGGGCCTGCACCGCATCGTTCCCGAACACGTCTGA
- a CDS encoding AMP-binding protein: MTGPAAPPARGGTTVMRPDQFIRDPARWLACFAPGRAAHSAAPSFAFAYAARRVRPRRLDELDLSGWRSVCVGAEAVDPAALSAFARFAAPAGFSADAYVPSYGLAENTLAVTGGAAPLLIVRPDWAALRIGRAVTVEDTARLADAAVEPGSGWLVGHGFPQEGDGVAVRIVDADGDPVPAGHLGEIAVSGASVAPGYHAGREGGPDATRFVDGELRTADAGFLHDGQLFVLGRMGDSLKLRGRSVYVDDLDAKVAAAAGLDRDRAALVALNDRGRAGVAVFVEAAPGPWTEKVTDMLRAELGPEPALTLVAGRRGLLKRTTSGKLRRRHMWQLLQEGGLEAVTTRL; the protein is encoded by the coding sequence GTGACCGGCCCTGCGGCGCCCCCGGCCCGAGGCGGAACGACGGTGATGCGCCCGGACCAGTTCATCCGGGATCCGGCCCGCTGGCTGGCCTGCTTCGCGCCCGGCCGGGCGGCGCACTCGGCGGCGCCGTCGTTCGCGTTCGCCTACGCGGCCCGGCGGGTCCGGCCGCGGCGGCTGGACGAGCTGGACCTGTCCGGCTGGCGCAGCGTCTGCGTCGGCGCCGAGGCGGTCGACCCGGCGGCGCTCTCCGCGTTCGCCCGGTTCGCCGCGCCGGCCGGGTTCTCCGCTGACGCGTATGTGCCGTCCTACGGTCTGGCGGAGAACACGCTCGCGGTGACGGGCGGCGCGGCGCCGCTCCTGATCGTGCGCCCCGACTGGGCGGCGCTGCGGATCGGCCGGGCGGTGACCGTCGAGGACACCGCCCGGCTGGCCGACGCGGCGGTCGAGCCGGGCTCCGGCTGGCTGGTCGGCCATGGCTTTCCCCAGGAGGGGGACGGGGTCGCCGTCCGCATCGTCGACGCGGACGGCGACCCCGTCCCGGCGGGCCATCTCGGGGAGATCGCCGTGTCCGGCGCCTCGGTGGCGCCGGGCTACCACGCGGGGCGGGAGGGCGGTCCGGACGCCACCCGCTTCGTCGACGGTGAACTCCGCACCGCGGACGCCGGATTCCTGCACGACGGCCAGCTCTTCGTCCTGGGCAGGATGGGCGACAGCCTGAAACTGCGCGGGCGCAGCGTCTACGTCGACGACCTCGACGCGAAGGTCGCCGCGGCGGCCGGGCTGGACCGGGACCGCGCGGCGCTGGTGGCCCTCAACGATCGCGGCCGGGCCGGTGTCGCCGTCTTCGTGGAGGCCGCCCCCGGCCCCTGGACGGAGAAGGTGACCGACATGCTGCGGGCCGAACTCGGCCCCGAGCCCGCCCTCACCCTCGTCGCCGGCCGCCGCGGTCTGCTCAAGCGCACCACCAGCGGCAAGCTGCGCCGCCGTCATATGTGGCAACTGCTCCAGGAGGGCGGTCTCGAGGCGGTGACGACCAGGTTGTGA
- a CDS encoding ferritin-like domain-containing protein: protein MTLSENDLWLLSYYRSSEINGALFFGRVARTLRGGPLQANVTHHFADEANHAKYWTRCIEDLGHPATKLSGSYQDQYLEAVGLPANLMEVMAVTQVFEKRVIAQYRRHLRAGDTHPRVRQTIETIMEDERWHVKYVRDALEEMAGRYGQEYIDSTLARFTAADEEVYAKTLAEYGERITFLSGPDLPFEDPPVAEGTP, encoded by the coding sequence GTGACCCTTTCCGAGAACGACCTGTGGCTGCTGAGCTACTACCGCTCGTCCGAGATCAACGGCGCCCTGTTCTTCGGCCGGGTCGCCCGCACCCTGCGCGGCGGCCCGCTCCAGGCGAACGTGACCCACCACTTCGCCGACGAGGCCAACCACGCGAAGTACTGGACCCGTTGCATCGAGGACCTGGGTCACCCGGCGACGAAGTTGTCCGGCAGCTACCAGGACCAGTATCTGGAGGCCGTCGGTCTGCCCGCCAACCTCATGGAGGTCATGGCGGTCACCCAGGTCTTCGAGAAGCGGGTGATCGCCCAGTACCGCCGCCATCTGCGGGCCGGGGACACCCATCCGAGGGTCCGGCAGACCATCGAGACGATCATGGAGGACGAGCGCTGGCATGTGAAGTACGTCAGGGACGCCCTGGAGGAGATGGCGGGCCGGTACGGCCAGGAGTACATCGACTCGACCCTGGCCCGCTTCACGGCGGCCGACGAGGAGGTCTACGCGAAGACCCTCGCGGAGTACGGCGAACGCATCACCTTCCTGAGCGGCCCCGACCTGCCCTTCGAGGATCCGCCCGTCGCGGAGGGCACGCCGTGA